A window of the Streptomyces sp. Ag109_O5-10 genome harbors these coding sequences:
- the gap gene encoding type I glyceraldehyde-3-phosphate dehydrogenase, which produces MTRIAVNGFGRIGRNVLRALLERDSSLEVVAVNDLTEPAALARLLAFDSTAGRLGRPVSVDGDVLVVDGRRIKVLAEREPAQLPWAELGVDVVLESTGRFTSAKAARAHLDAGARKVLVSAPSDGADVTLAYGVNTDAYDAELHTIVSNASCTTNALAPLAAVLDELAGIEHGFMTTVHAYTQEQNLQDGPHRDPRRARAAGVNIVPTTTGAAKAIGLVLPNLDGKLSGDSIRVPVPVGSIVELNTTVSRDVTRDEVLAAYRAAAEGPLAGVLEYSEDALVSSDITGNPASSIFDSALTRVEGRHVKVVAWYDNEWGFSNRVIDTLELLAR; this is translated from the coding sequence ATGACTCGTATCGCCGTCAACGGATTCGGCCGCATCGGACGCAACGTGCTGCGCGCCCTGCTGGAGCGGGACAGCAGCCTGGAAGTCGTCGCCGTCAACGACCTCACGGAGCCGGCCGCCCTCGCGCGGCTGCTCGCCTTCGACTCCACGGCCGGCCGCCTCGGCCGCCCGGTGAGCGTCGACGGGGACGTCCTCGTGGTCGACGGGCGCCGCATCAAGGTCCTCGCGGAGCGCGAGCCGGCGCAGCTGCCCTGGGCCGAGCTCGGCGTGGACGTCGTGCTGGAGTCGACCGGCCGCTTCACCTCGGCGAAGGCGGCCCGCGCGCACCTCGACGCGGGCGCCCGGAAGGTGCTGGTCAGCGCGCCGTCGGACGGTGCGGACGTCACGCTGGCGTACGGTGTGAACACCGACGCGTACGACGCGGAGCTGCACACGATCGTCTCCAACGCCTCGTGCACGACCAACGCGCTCGCGCCGCTGGCCGCCGTCCTCGACGAACTCGCCGGGATCGAGCACGGGTTCATGACCACGGTGCACGCCTACACGCAGGAGCAGAACCTGCAGGACGGCCCGCACCGCGACCCCCGGCGGGCCCGTGCCGCCGGTGTCAACATCGTGCCGACCACGACGGGCGCCGCCAAGGCGATCGGTCTGGTGCTGCCGAACCTCGACGGGAAGCTGTCGGGCGACTCGATCCGGGTGCCGGTGCCGGTGGGCTCGATCGTCGAGCTGAACACGACCGTGTCGCGTGACGTGACGCGCGACGAGGTGCTGGCCGCGTACCGCGCGGCGGCCGAGGGGCCGCTCGCGGGCGTCCTGGAGTACTCGGAGGACGCGCTGGTGTCGTCGGACATCACGGGCAACCCGGCCTCGTCGATCTTCGACTCGGCCCTGACCCGCGTCGAAGGCCGCCACGTCAAGGTGGTCGCCTGGTACGACAACGAGTGGGGCTTCTCGAACCGGGTGATCGACACGCTCGAACTGCTGGCGCGCTGA
- a CDS encoding GlxA family transcriptional regulator, producing MSPVRLHRVAVLVLEGAKPLDVGIPAQVFTTRASMPYEVRVCGAAPGLVTGGDGLSYHVADGLDALEWAEIVFVPGYRFPDREDPQPAVVDALLGAHRRGTRLAAISTGAFALAATGLLDGRRATTHWHYTRALAEKHPLVKVDENVLFVDEGSVLTSAGAASGIDLCLHILRGDLGVAASNHAARRLVAAPYRSGGQAQYVPRSVPEPLGERFAATREWALHRLGEPLGLDALARHAGVSARTFSRRFVEDTGYTPMQWVMRARIDLARELLERSERSVEQIAADVGLGTGANLRLHFQRILGTTPSDYRRTFTKGE from the coding sequence GTGTCTCCCGTCCGTCTGCATCGCGTCGCCGTCCTTGTGCTGGAGGGGGCCAAACCCCTCGACGTCGGTATCCCGGCGCAGGTGTTCACGACCCGGGCGAGCATGCCCTACGAGGTGAGGGTGTGCGGCGCGGCGCCGGGTCTGGTCACCGGCGGCGACGGGCTGTCCTACCACGTCGCCGACGGCCTCGACGCGCTGGAGTGGGCGGAGATCGTGTTCGTGCCCGGGTACCGGTTCCCGGACCGGGAGGACCCGCAGCCGGCCGTCGTCGACGCGCTGCTCGGCGCGCACCGGCGGGGCACGCGGCTGGCCGCCATCTCGACGGGGGCCTTCGCGCTCGCCGCGACCGGGCTGCTCGACGGCAGGCGCGCCACCACGCACTGGCACTACACGCGCGCCCTCGCCGAGAAGCATCCGCTGGTCAAGGTGGACGAGAACGTGCTGTTCGTCGACGAGGGCAGCGTCCTGACGTCCGCTGGCGCCGCCTCGGGGATCGACCTGTGCCTGCACATCCTGCGCGGCGACCTCGGGGTGGCCGCCTCCAACCACGCGGCCCGGCGGCTGGTGGCGGCGCCCTACCGCAGCGGCGGCCAGGCGCAGTACGTGCCGCGCAGCGTGCCCGAGCCGCTCGGCGAGCGGTTCGCGGCGACCCGCGAGTGGGCGCTGCACCGGCTCGGCGAACCGCTCGGCCTCGACGCGCTGGCCCGGCACGCGGGGGTGTCGGCACGGACGTTCTCGCGGCGGTTCGTGGAGGACACCGGGTACACGCCGATGCAGTGGGTGATGCGTGCCCGGATCGACCTGGCCCGTGAGCTGCTCGAACGGTCGGAACGCAGCGTCGAGCAGATCGCGGCCGACGTGGGCCTGGGCACCGGGGCGAACCTGCGGCTGCACTTCCAGCGCATCCTCGGCACGACGCCGAGCGACTACCGGCGCACCTTCACCAAGGGGGAGTAG
- a CDS encoding low affinity iron permease family protein: protein MTHPAERSRNGRGWFERLAEAASNLTSSLAFMCFCLALVAAFVAVHLSGLALSWQLLVGDVMTSVNLLLLALLKNSERRAEHAIQRKLDSIAAALLDQREGDHPVEAAEELRRAIRMEEEL, encoded by the coding sequence ATGACGCATCCTGCCGAGCGCTCCCGCAACGGGCGGGGCTGGTTCGAACGGCTGGCCGAGGCGGCCTCGAACCTCACCAGTTCGCTGGCGTTCATGTGCTTCTGCCTGGCCCTGGTCGCCGCCTTCGTCGCCGTGCACCTCTCGGGTCTCGCGCTCAGCTGGCAGCTGCTCGTCGGGGACGTCATGACCTCCGTGAACCTGCTGCTGCTCGCCCTGCTGAAGAACTCCGAGCGCCGCGCGGAACACGCCATCCAGCGCAAGCTCGACAGCATCGCCGCCGCGCTGCTCGACCAGCGGGAGGGCGACCACCCCGTCGAGGCGGCCGAGGAGCTGCGCAGGGCGATCCGGATGGAGGAGGAGCTCTGA
- a CDS encoding FAD-dependent monooxygenase: MPGADAEVPVLIVGGGPVGLTARALLERWGVPSLLVEKHRELSPFPRARLVNVRSMEIFRRLGVAERITAAAFAPEYGRVRFRDTLCAPDFAGAAMVGVRAAVAESPVVGVVTSQDRLEPTLLAAAGGEVRFGTGLVALEEEPEGVVAVLADGARGARTRVRARYVVAADGANSTVRDRLGIATTGPGALGEYTTVVFDADLAPWCAHQPAGVYFTAFGSFTPLYPEGGWAWFGPTPDGNGRPDWSGRVSHALGAGTEVRADVVRVQHWSMTAYVAERLRRGRVLLAGDAAHAVPPIGGLGMNAGVADAHNLAWKLAGVLQGWAEPALLDTYETERLPVAHETLRQAVANTHLLLQVQNLRKEQLRSGSSAPVELPWSERYFAQLGLVLGTVYDSAAVHARPEVPGTEYVPTARPGHRLPHHWLTPDRSTLDALGEWFTVLTPDPGPWRQHATGPWPLHVEPLPGDHADRYGLSLHGGALLVRPDGHVAARWEGPQPSGPALRAALTAVTSCAAERCSP; the protein is encoded by the coding sequence ATGCCTGGAGCGGACGCAGAGGTGCCGGTGCTGATCGTCGGCGGGGGGCCGGTCGGACTCACCGCACGGGCGCTGCTGGAGCGCTGGGGGGTGCCGTCCCTGCTGGTCGAGAAGCACCGGGAACTGTCCCCGTTTCCGCGGGCCCGCCTCGTCAACGTGCGGTCCATGGAGATCTTCCGCCGGCTCGGGGTCGCCGAAAGGATCACGGCGGCCGCGTTCGCACCCGAGTACGGCCGGGTGCGCTTCCGGGACACTCTGTGCGCCCCCGACTTCGCCGGCGCCGCGATGGTCGGGGTGCGCGCGGCGGTCGCCGAGAGCCCGGTCGTCGGGGTGGTCACCTCGCAGGACCGGCTGGAGCCCACCCTGCTCGCCGCCGCCGGGGGAGAGGTGCGGTTCGGCACCGGACTGGTCGCCCTGGAGGAGGAACCGGAAGGTGTCGTCGCCGTGCTCGCCGACGGCGCACGCGGCGCGCGGACCCGCGTCCGGGCCCGGTACGTGGTCGCCGCCGACGGCGCGAACTCCACCGTCCGCGATCGGCTGGGCATCGCCACCACCGGCCCCGGAGCACTCGGTGAGTACACCACCGTCGTGTTCGACGCCGACCTGGCCCCCTGGTGCGCCCACCAGCCCGCCGGGGTCTACTTCACCGCGTTCGGCTCCTTCACCCCGCTCTACCCGGAGGGCGGCTGGGCCTGGTTCGGCCCCACGCCCGACGGGAACGGGCGGCCCGACTGGTCCGGCCGCGTCTCGCACGCCCTGGGCGCCGGTACCGAGGTCCGTGCCGACGTGGTGCGGGTCCAGCACTGGTCGATGACCGCCTACGTCGCCGAGAGGCTGAGGCGGGGCCGGGTCCTGCTGGCCGGCGACGCCGCGCATGCGGTCCCGCCGATCGGTGGCCTCGGCATGAACGCCGGCGTCGCGGACGCGCACAACCTGGCCTGGAAACTGGCCGGCGTCCTGCAGGGCTGGGCCGAACCCGCCCTGCTGGACACCTACGAGACCGAGCGCCTGCCGGTGGCCCACGAGACCCTCCGCCAGGCGGTCGCCAACACCCACCTCCTGCTCCAGGTGCAGAACCTGCGCAAGGAGCAGTTGCGCAGCGGCTCCTCGGCACCGGTCGAACTGCCCTGGTCGGAAAGGTACTTCGCACAGCTGGGCCTGGTTCTCGGCACCGTGTACGACTCCGCCGCAGTCCACGCGCGCCCCGAGGTCCCCGGCACCGAGTACGTGCCCACCGCGCGGCCGGGCCACCGCCTGCCCCACCACTGGCTCACCCCGGACCGCTCCACGCTCGACGCGCTCGGGGAGTGGTTCACCGTCCTGACGCCGGACCCCGGACCCTGGCGGCAACACGCCACCGGGCCCTGGCCGTTGCACGTCGAACCGCTGCCCGGCGACCACGCCGACCGGTACGGCCTGAGCCTGCACGGCGGGGCGCTGCTCGTCCGCCCCGACGGCCACGTCGCCGCCCGCTGGGAGGGTCCCCAGCCGTCCGGCCCGGCCCTGCGCGCGGCCCTGACCGCCGTCACGTCGTGCGCGGCGGAGCGGTGCTCCCCCTGA
- a CDS encoding LacI family DNA-binding transcriptional regulator, with product MGLNEPGQPVAPAVGGARRDGSGLPGGRRKQRVSMADVAERAGVSSQTVSRVSNGHPGVVGSTREQVLAAMRELGYRPNSAARALRYGRFNTIGVILFSLSSTGSSRTVEAIATHAAAEGYAITLIPIDVATQDNVLGAFTRMGELAVDAVIVIMEIHLLDTATVQLPPGVHVVVVDSDAGDRYGVVDTDQADGARGAVRHLLDLGHRTVWHVAGPESSYAAQRRAQAWRAVLVEAGCPVPGLLRGDWSAESGYAAGLALAEEADCTAVFAANDQTALGLLRAFHERGRSVPAEISVVGFDDTPDAAFFIPPLTTVHQDFAEVGRRCVAGVLRQIRTGDDSRPGTDLVPARLVVRGSTAPPRTT from the coding sequence ATGGGCCTGAACGAGCCGGGGCAGCCGGTCGCGCCGGCCGTCGGCGGTGCCCGGCGGGACGGCTCCGGGCTGCCCGGCGGACGCCGCAAGCAGCGTGTCTCCATGGCGGACGTCGCCGAACGCGCGGGTGTCTCCTCACAGACGGTCTCGCGGGTCTCCAACGGGCATCCCGGGGTGGTCGGTTCCACCCGGGAGCAGGTGCTGGCCGCGATGCGGGAGCTCGGCTACCGGCCCAACAGCGCGGCCCGCGCCCTGCGTTACGGCCGCTTCAACACCATCGGCGTGATCCTGTTCAGCCTGTCCTCCACGGGCAGCAGCCGCACTGTCGAGGCGATCGCCACGCATGCGGCGGCCGAGGGCTACGCGATCACGCTCATCCCCATCGACGTGGCCACGCAGGACAACGTGCTGGGCGCCTTCACGCGGATGGGCGAGTTGGCGGTGGACGCCGTGATCGTCATCATGGAGATCCATCTGCTGGACACCGCCACCGTGCAACTGCCTCCCGGCGTCCATGTGGTGGTCGTGGACTCGGACGCCGGGGACCGCTACGGCGTGGTCGACACGGACCAGGCGGACGGCGCGCGCGGGGCCGTACGGCATCTGCTGGATCTGGGCCACCGGACGGTGTGGCACGTGGCAGGTCCCGAGTCCTCGTACGCGGCCCAGCGCCGTGCCCAGGCCTGGCGGGCGGTGCTGGTGGAGGCCGGGTGTCCCGTTCCGGGGCTGCTGCGCGGCGACTGGTCGGCCGAGTCCGGTTACGCGGCGGGGCTCGCGCTCGCCGAGGAGGCGGACTGCACGGCCGTGTTCGCGGCCAACGACCAGACGGCCCTGGGCCTGCTGCGCGCCTTCCACGAACGGGGCCGGTCCGTGCCCGCGGAGATCAGTGTGGTCGGTTTCGACGACACTCCGGACGCGGCCTTCTTCATCCCGCCCCTCACCACCGTCCACCAGGACTTCGCCGAGGTCGGCCGCCGCTGCGTGGCGGGCGTCCTGCGCCAGATCCGCACCGGTGACGACTCCCGCCCCGGCACCGACCTGGTCCCGGCCCGTCTGGTGGTCAGGGGGAGCACCGCTCCGCCGCGCACGACGTGA
- a CDS encoding glycoside hydrolase family 5 protein, whose product MRKTPARTRIAPRTRAALAAVAIAAVGATTLSGNPAVASAAAPGPGTSQFKGVNWADPRDNYADDPVVLSGLSLSDTYAQTYAKATRVIAAFRANLGANTVRLPVNPYTVNGSYWTSYRGVIDAASAQGFKVIVSYWEGTGADKDGFIDDEATYWPMWNTVVKAYRHDPHVYFEPMNEPHGYTDAQWADLAAKWLAAYPSVPHDRVFVSGAGYNDHVTTVCADPRLKGTYLSLHHYGFWKSYATYDQWVTDLKDRLGDCANRTVADEFGAPMTTGLDYDRPAPDDNSVNFVQADTDTFRKLGMGSVYWPGLRTDDTYSIQKLIGSTSRPWLATTNQSGADRLAWAWGRGRPVGD is encoded by the coding sequence ATGCGCAAGACCCCCGCCAGAACCCGGATCGCCCCCCGCACCCGTGCCGCCCTCGCGGCGGTCGCGATCGCCGCGGTCGGCGCCACCACCCTCTCCGGCAACCCAGCCGTCGCCTCCGCCGCCGCACCGGGCCCCGGCACCAGCCAGTTCAAGGGCGTCAACTGGGCCGACCCGCGCGACAACTACGCCGACGACCCCGTGGTCCTCTCCGGCCTGTCGCTCTCCGACACCTACGCCCAGACCTACGCCAAGGCGACCCGGGTGATCGCGGCCTTCCGCGCGAACCTCGGGGCCAACACCGTACGGCTGCCCGTCAACCCGTACACGGTGAACGGTTCGTACTGGACGTCGTACCGCGGGGTCATCGACGCGGCCTCGGCGCAGGGCTTCAAGGTGATCGTCTCCTACTGGGAGGGCACCGGCGCCGACAAGGACGGCTTCATCGACGACGAGGCCACCTACTGGCCCATGTGGAACACCGTCGTGAAGGCCTACCGGCACGACCCGCACGTCTACTTCGAGCCGATGAACGAGCCGCACGGCTACACCGACGCCCAGTGGGCCGACCTCGCGGCGAAGTGGCTGGCGGCCTACCCGTCCGTCCCGCACGACCGCGTCTTCGTCAGCGGCGCCGGCTACAACGACCACGTCACCACGGTCTGCGCCGACCCGCGCCTGAAGGGCACCTACCTCTCCCTCCACCACTACGGCTTCTGGAAGAGCTACGCCACCTACGACCAGTGGGTGACCGACCTGAAGGACCGGCTCGGCGACTGCGCGAACCGCACGGTCGCCGACGAGTTCGGTGCCCCCATGACCACCGGCCTCGACTACGACAGGCCCGCCCCCGACGACAACTCCGTCAACTTCGTCCAGGCCGACACCGACACCTTCCGCAAGCTCGGCATGGGCTCGGTGTACTGGCCCGGCCTGCGCACCGACGACACGTACTCGATCCAGAAGCTCATCGGCAGCACATCACGCCCATGGCTCGCCACCACCAACCAGTCCGGCGCCGACCGCCTCGCCTGGGCCTGGGGGCGCGGCAGGCCGGTCGGCGACTGA
- a CDS encoding GNAT family N-acetyltransferase, with protein MPELQLLSPDHFPALLAFEQDNRAYFAATIPDRGDDFFAEFDERMRALLAEQEAGTCYFHVLVDPAGEVLGRVNLVDVADGTADLGYRIAERATGRGLATRGVREVCRRAVDTYGLTTLRAAAAVGNGASRAVLAKAGFTVTGETRLSRGPGLTYVLRLRP; from the coding sequence ATGCCCGAGCTCCAGTTGCTCAGCCCTGACCACTTCCCGGCGCTCCTCGCCTTCGAGCAGGACAACCGCGCCTATTTCGCGGCGACCATCCCCGACCGCGGCGACGACTTCTTCGCCGAGTTCGACGAGCGGATGCGGGCGCTGCTGGCCGAGCAGGAGGCCGGGACCTGCTACTTCCATGTGCTGGTCGACCCGGCGGGCGAGGTGCTGGGCCGGGTCAACCTGGTGGACGTCGCGGACGGCACGGCCGACCTGGGGTACCGGATCGCCGAGCGGGCCACCGGGCGGGGTCTCGCCACCCGGGGTGTACGGGAGGTGTGCCGACGTGCCGTCGACACCTACGGACTGACCACCCTGCGGGCCGCCGCCGCCGTCGGCAACGGGGCGTCCCGGGCCGTCCTCGCCAAGGCCGGGTTCACCGTGACCGGGGAGACGCGGCTGTCCCGCGGGCCGGGACTGACATATGTGCTCCGGCTGCGGCCGTGA
- the paaK gene encoding phenylacetate--CoA ligase PaaK has product MSSEVTAPEPRGTRRGEPLPEALLDEAERMSREEVEALQLTRLRTTLRHAYDNVELYRKKFDAAGVGPDDCRTLADLARFPFTTKADLRDTYPFGMFAVPMSEVRRVHASSGTTGRPTVVGYTENDLSMWADVVARSIRAAGGRPGHKVHVSYGYGLFTGGLGAHYGAERAGCTVIPASGGMTARQVQIIQDFRPEIIMVTPSYMLTLLDEFERQGVDPRSTSLKVGIFGAEPWTEEMRREIEERLDIHAVDIYGLSEVIGPGVAQECVETKDGLHVWEDHFYPEVVDPLTDEVLAEGEGGELVFTSLTKEALPIIRYRTRDLTRLLPGTARPGFRRIEKITGRCDDMIILRGVNVFPSQVEEIVLRTPGVAPHFQIEISRRGRMDHMTVRVEARPDAGPADREAATRTIAQGIKDGVGVTVEVAVVEPETLERSLGKFRRVKDLRQA; this is encoded by the coding sequence ATGAGCAGCGAAGTGACCGCGCCCGAACCGAGGGGCACCCGCCGGGGAGAGCCGCTTCCCGAGGCCTTGCTGGACGAGGCCGAGCGGATGTCCCGCGAGGAGGTCGAGGCGCTCCAGCTCACCAGGCTGCGCACGACGCTGCGGCACGCGTACGACAACGTGGAGCTGTACCGCAAGAAGTTCGACGCGGCCGGCGTCGGTCCGGACGACTGCCGCACCCTCGCGGACCTCGCCCGCTTCCCCTTCACCACCAAGGCGGACCTGCGGGACACCTACCCCTTCGGCATGTTCGCGGTGCCGATGTCCGAGGTGCGGCGCGTGCACGCCTCCAGCGGCACCACCGGCCGTCCCACCGTGGTCGGCTACACGGAGAACGACCTGTCCATGTGGGCGGACGTCGTCGCCCGTTCCATCCGGGCCGCCGGCGGCCGCCCGGGGCACAAGGTCCATGTCTCCTACGGCTACGGCCTGTTCACCGGCGGCCTGGGCGCCCACTACGGCGCCGAACGCGCCGGCTGCACGGTGATCCCCGCCTCCGGCGGCATGACCGCGCGCCAGGTGCAGATCATCCAGGACTTCCGGCCCGAGATCATCATGGTCACGCCCTCCTACATGCTGACCCTGCTCGACGAGTTCGAGCGCCAGGGCGTCGATCCGCGCTCCACCTCGCTGAAGGTCGGCATCTTCGGCGCGGAGCCGTGGACGGAGGAGATGCGCCGCGAGATCGAGGAGCGCCTGGACATCCACGCGGTCGACATCTACGGGCTGTCCGAGGTCATCGGCCCCGGGGTGGCGCAGGAGTGCGTGGAGACCAAGGACGGGCTGCACGTCTGGGAGGACCACTTCTACCCGGAGGTCGTGGACCCGCTGACCGACGAGGTGCTGGCGGAGGGCGAGGGCGGCGAACTGGTCTTCACCTCGCTGACGAAGGAGGCGCTGCCGATCATCCGGTACCGCACCCGCGACCTGACCCGGCTGCTGCCCGGCACGGCGCGTCCCGGGTTCCGCCGGATCGAGAAGATCACCGGCCGGTGCGACGACATGATCATCCTCCGGGGCGTCAACGTCTTCCCCAGCCAGGTGGAGGAGATCGTGCTGCGGACGCCGGGGGTGGCCCCGCACTTCCAGATCGAGATCAGCCGGCGCGGCCGCATGGACCACATGACGGTCCGGGTGGAGGCCCGTCCCGACGCAGGCCCCGCCGACCGTGAGGCGGCGACGCGGACCATCGCCCAGGGCATCAAGGACGGCGTCGGCGTCACCGTGGAGGTCGCGGTCGTCGAACCCGAGACGCTGGAGCGCTCGCTCGGCAAATTCCGCCGGGTCAAGGACCTGCGGCAGGCCTAA
- the paaI gene encoding hydroxyphenylacetyl-CoA thioesterase PaaI → MTTQVPGTTPGPVETMFAADEASRRLGIELLEHGEGTAVLRMTVTASQVNGHRIAHGGHVFLLADTAFACACNSHGPVTVAAGADIDFVAPAYEGDVLVATARERVRFGRSGVYDVSVVRGDEVIAEFRGRSRTLRTRSEEPQ, encoded by the coding sequence ATGACGACCCAGGTACCCGGGACGACACCTGGCCCCGTCGAGACGATGTTCGCCGCGGACGAGGCGTCCAGGCGGCTCGGGATCGAGTTGCTGGAGCACGGCGAGGGGACGGCCGTGCTGCGGATGACGGTGACCGCCTCGCAGGTCAACGGGCACCGGATCGCCCACGGCGGGCACGTGTTCCTGCTCGCCGACACGGCGTTCGCCTGTGCCTGCAACAGCCACGGGCCGGTGACGGTCGCCGCCGGCGCCGACATCGACTTCGTCGCGCCCGCGTACGAGGGCGACGTGCTGGTCGCCACCGCGCGGGAGCGGGTCCGGTTCGGCCGCAGCGGTGTCTACGACGTGAGTGTCGTGCGCGGCGACGAGGTGATCGCGGAGTTCCGCGGCCGCAGTCGCACCCTGCGCACGCGGAGTGAGGAGCCGCAATGA
- a CDS encoding thiolase family protein yields MPDVYLIDGARTPQGRYGGALATVRPDDLAALVVGEAVRRSGVPGEAVDEVVLGAANQAGEDNRDVARMAVLLAGLPHTVPGYTVNRLCASGLTAVASAAQTIRAGEADLVVAGGVESMTRAPWVMEKPGTPWAKPGQVHDTAPGWRFTNPRFTAADRDVAADAGPEAVKVTLSMGETAEEVAALDGITRADSDAFALRSHQRAVAAQEAGRFDREIVPVPVRDGEVTRDEGPRPATTLEKLGSLRTVFRAGGIVTAGSSSPLSDGAAALVVASAAAVERYGLTPRARIVASASAGVQPNLMGLGPVPATEKALARAGWQTGDLDAVELNEAFAAQALAVIRRLKLDEDKVNADGGAIALGHPLGCSGARILLTLLGRLERGNGHRGLATLCVGVGQGVALLVERV; encoded by the coding sequence ATGCCCGACGTCTACCTGATCGACGGGGCCCGCACCCCGCAGGGCCGCTACGGCGGCGCGCTCGCCACCGTACGGCCGGACGACCTCGCCGCCCTCGTCGTCGGCGAGGCCGTCCGGCGCTCCGGCGTCCCCGGCGAAGCCGTGGACGAGGTCGTCCTGGGAGCCGCGAACCAGGCGGGCGAGGACAACCGGGACGTGGCCCGGATGGCGGTCCTGCTCGCCGGGCTGCCGCACACCGTGCCCGGCTACACCGTCAACCGCCTGTGCGCCTCGGGCCTCACGGCCGTCGCCTCGGCCGCACAGACGATCCGCGCCGGGGAGGCGGACCTCGTGGTCGCCGGGGGAGTGGAGTCCATGACCCGGGCGCCCTGGGTCATGGAGAAGCCCGGGACCCCCTGGGCCAAGCCCGGGCAGGTGCACGACACCGCGCCGGGCTGGCGCTTCACCAACCCGCGCTTCACCGCCGCCGACCGGGACGTGGCCGCGGACGCCGGACCCGAGGCGGTCAAGGTCACGCTGTCCATGGGGGAGACCGCGGAGGAGGTCGCCGCCCTTGACGGCATCACCCGCGCCGACTCCGACGCCTTCGCCCTGCGCAGCCACCAGCGGGCGGTGGCCGCCCAGGAGGCGGGCCGCTTCGACCGCGAGATCGTGCCCGTACCGGTACGCGACGGCGAGGTCACCCGGGACGAGGGCCCCCGTCCCGCCACCACCCTGGAGAAGCTGGGCTCCCTGCGCACCGTCTTCCGCGCGGGCGGCATCGTCACGGCGGGCTCCTCCTCACCACTGTCCGACGGCGCTGCCGCCCTGGTGGTCGCGAGCGCCGCGGCGGTCGAGCGGTACGGCCTCACCCCGCGGGCCCGGATCGTCGCCTCGGCCTCCGCGGGTGTCCAGCCCAACCTCATGGGGCTCGGCCCGGTCCCCGCCACCGAGAAGGCCCTCGCCCGCGCCGGTTGGCAGACCGGCGACCTGGACGCCGTGGAGCTCAACGAGGCCTTCGCCGCCCAGGCGCTGGCCGTGATCCGCCGCCTCAAGCTCGACGAGGACAAGGTCAACGCCGACGGCGGCGCCATCGCCCTCGGCCACCCGCTCGGCTGCTCCGGCGCCCGCATCCTGCTCACCCTCCTCGGCCGCCTCGAACGCGGGAACGGCCACCGCGGCCTGGCCACGCTCTGCGTAGGCGTCGGCCAGGGCGTCGCACTCCTCGTGGAGCGGGTGTGA
- the paaA gene encoding 1,2-phenylacetyl-CoA epoxidase subunit PaaA, protein MTEAAGRDAGPDLESHFEATISRDQRIEPRDWMPEGYRKTLIRQIAQHAHSEIIGMQPEGEWITRAPSLRRKAILFAKVQDEAGHGLYLYSAAETLGIDRAELTERLLEGRQKYSSIFNYPTLSYADVGVIGWFVDGAAICNQVPLCRSSYGPYARAMVRICKEESFHQRQGYELLMTMMRGTDAQREMVQDAVDRWWWPSLMMFGPPDDDSPNSAQSMAWKIKRHSNDELRRRFVDMTVPQAAKLGVTLPDPELRWNEERGHHDFGTPDFSELKEVISGNGPCNAERMERRRAAHEEGAWVRAAAGAHAAKQAARAREEAVA, encoded by the coding sequence ATGACTGAAGCGGCCGGAAGGGACGCCGGGCCCGATCTGGAGTCCCACTTCGAGGCGACGATCTCGCGGGACCAGCGGATCGAGCCGCGCGACTGGATGCCGGAGGGCTACCGGAAGACGCTGATCCGGCAGATCGCCCAGCACGCGCACTCGGAGATCATCGGCATGCAGCCGGAAGGCGAGTGGATCACCAGGGCGCCCTCGCTGCGCCGCAAGGCGATCCTGTTCGCCAAGGTCCAGGACGAGGCCGGCCACGGCCTGTACCTGTACTCGGCCGCCGAGACCCTCGGCATCGACCGCGCGGAGCTCACCGAGCGCCTCCTCGAAGGCCGCCAGAAGTACTCGTCGATCTTCAACTACCCGACGCTCAGCTACGCGGACGTCGGCGTCATCGGCTGGTTCGTGGACGGCGCGGCCATCTGCAACCAGGTGCCGCTGTGCCGCAGCTCGTACGGCCCCTACGCGCGCGCGATGGTGCGGATCTGCAAGGAGGAGTCCTTCCACCAGCGGCAGGGCTACGAACTGCTGATGACCATGATGCGCGGCACCGACGCCCAGCGCGAGATGGTGCAGGACGCCGTGGACCGCTGGTGGTGGCCGTCCCTGATGATGTTCGGCCCGCCCGACGACGACTCGCCCAACTCGGCCCAGTCGATGGCCTGGAAGATCAAGCGGCACAGCAACGACGAACTGCGCCGGCGCTTCGTCGACATGACCGTGCCGCAGGCCGCCAAGCTCGGCGTGACCCTGCCCGACCCCGAGCTGCGCTGGAACGAGGAGCGCGGTCACCACGACTTCGGCACCCCCGACTTCTCCGAGCTGAAGGAAGTCATCAGCGGCAACGGCCCGTGCAACGCGGAGCGCATGGAGCGCCGGCGGGCCGCCCACGAGGAAGGTGCCTGGGTGCGTGCGGCCGCCGGTGCCCACGCCGCCAAGCAGGCCGCCCGAGCCCGCGAGGAGGCAGTGGCATGA